TCATAGCAGCCATCATGGCGGTTTGTTGTGCTTGAAGAATCGTCTCCATCGTCGTATATAATCCTGTTTGAGGAAGGGTGTTTTCCGTCATTTTATGTCTAGCAATGAAGTTAATGGCTAATAAACGATTAATATCTTTATGCCATCTAAACGCTTTTTTATGGTTAAGTGTCTCACTAAGAGAGTGAACAAGGTCCAGGTCAGCCTGAGATGCGTTTATTATGGCTAATAGGGCTAGTTCAGGATAATGCATAGACTTTAATTTAAAGCCGCGATGTTTTAAACTGTCTAAAATAGCTAACGAATCACTTATATAAGTGTCAGAAGGGGTTGTTTCGTCTAACGATAAAATGTGGCACATAAATTGCAAATCGTTCCCTTTGCGAAGACCTTGTTGATGGAGTTTTAAGTAATAATCTTCAACTCTATTCATAAGCGTCTCAGCATCTTCGTTTAATTCAGCCAAAAGTACGGCAAGTGGATAATCATTATCGGATGTGATAAATGGGTGGTTTGATTTCATCGCTTTATAAATGTGCCACGCTTTTTCAATAATAGTGTCAGGAGCGGTACTCACACCTGTCTCTGTCAGAACAATGAGGGCAGAAAGATACGTAAAGGTCCCCCTCTTGAATCCTCTCTTTACGAATGCGTCATATATGTGAACTAAATCTTCAATTTTTGTATGGGGATCCTCAAATCGCTGATCTAGGAGTGAAGCAATCATAAAACGAGGATAGGATCTCAAAGGAGAAAATAAACTAGCTTCTTTTTTAATCATGTTCGTTAGTTCTTCATATCTATTTAAGTCAAATACTTTATCACTAGTAGCGTATGATCCAGCAACCATCATGAATAATTTGTGGTCACTGACCTGCCAACGGAAAGCACCTCGCAGCTGGTTATAAATCCCTTCATAAACGTCAAGCGTCTCGTGCATTTCCCACAAGCTCATAAAAAACATCTCCTTTAAAATGATTTCAAGGTTATCAGTTAGTTTAATAGTTAACTTACGTAAATGAATCATATTAAGTTTCACGCCAGCTAGAGATAAGAGAGGCAAAACTATATGGCCTTAAGGAGGTATATTAGTGTGACAACATCGGGAACGTATTTAAACAACGATACAGAAAAGGCGGTAAGCAGTTTAATTGAGATTCATTTCCCAGATTGCTATAATGCAAATGGTATAAAACGAAAAAGGAGTGACTGTCATATGAGTACCCCGCAGGATATAGGATTGTTTCAGACAATTGAAGAACGCCATTCGGTGAAGAAATATGAAAAAGGTTTTGTTATACCAGAACAAGATGTCACGGAAATGTTAGAGGCAGCGATTAAAGCGCCATCATCATGGAATTTACAACATTGGAAGTTCCTTGTGATTGATGATCAAGACAAAAAAGAGCAATTACTGCCTATCGCTTATAACCAAAAGCAAATCGTGGATAGTTCTTTTACGGTCGCTATTCTCGGTGACTTACAAGCTAATAAAAATGCTGAAGTTATTTACCAAAGCGCTGTAGATAAAGGGTTTATGCCTGAAGATATAAAAAATACCCTCGTTGGTCAAATTAATGGTGCCTATGAAGGTAATACGCCATTTCCACGAGATGAAGCGGTATTAAATGCGTCTTTAGCAGCGATGCAGCTTATGTTAGCCGCTAAAGCAAAAGGCTATGACACGTGCCCGATGGGTGGATTCCAACGGACTCGTTTCGTTGAAGAATTTAATGTGCCAGAACGCTACGTGCCAGTTATGTTATTAACGATTGGCAAAGCGGCTGAACCAGCTAGACAATCTGAAAGGTTCTTACTAGAAGACGTCGTCATAAAAAATACATTTTAAGCTGCTAAAAGCTACGGGGCCTCCCATAAGACGTGTTTTATCTTATGGAGGCTCCGTTTCGCTTTATCCCACTCTTAAGGGGCAGTAAAACCCTCCTCAAAACTTAAGAAGGTCGAAACGTTTAGGTGGGGGATAAACTGCCCCTAAAGGTCCCATAAGTTAAACGAACAATCAGTGGGGGGTGAAGGAAAACGCCCACTGATTGGAGCTTAGCTTTATATAAATAAACGCCGCTTTGCAGGCTGGTCTTCATACGAACAGTATAAGTGGGATGAGGTAAGGTAGAAAAGAGCTGAGTAAGTTTAAAGGAAGTCCAGCTCATATGAGAACTTGATGATTAACATTGTAAGCCAAAAAACAGGTCGCTCTTTTATTATAACAAGGTACCAGGTTTGTTGATGTTCACTTGAAGGGGAAATGGCGGCGACTCTACAAGGAAACCCTGATCTAATCTATTTGCGATGAGTAACTGCAGGAGTAGAAGACTAGACGCTGTGGGGGGTGTTGAGGAGACTGGCTAGTAGACACTGCAAGGTCATGTAGAGCCGAAGTGACGTGATCCCCATAGGTGAAAGCATTGTCTAGTAACGATTTCAAGTAAAATATAGTTAGGGGTCCTATAACGTAATGTCCTGACGGATTCAACGTAAAACGTCGTTTGTGAGATTTTTACACATAGTTATTTTCTAAATGATAAGCGTCCATGATATGATAGAAATGTAGGTTCACACAGAGGAATCTTTCACAATTTATCAAGGGGGTTAACTCATTGAGAAAACGTACGGAAGCTACAGTTATCAAGCATCCGACTGTTTATAGATTAATAGAAAACATTCAGAAAGTGGTCGTAGGTAAAAGTGGTGAAATAGAATTGAGCCTCGTAGCCTTATTAAGCGGGGGACATGTGTTACTTGAAGATGTACCTGGTGTAGGAAAAACAATGATGGTAAGGGCGTTGGCTAAATCAGTTGGAGCTGATTTTAAACGCATTCAATTTACGCCTGATTTACTGCCGTCTGATGTCACAGGTGTCTCAATTTTTAGCCAAAAAACGATGGAATTTTACTTTCGTCCAGGGCCGATTATGTCTAACATTGTCCTTGCCGATGAAATAAACCGAACGTCCCCAAAGACACAAGCAGCCTTGCTTGAAGCATTAGAAGAAGGTAGTGTGACAACAGACGGCGAAACTCGGGAACTTCAGCAACCATTTATGGTGATGGCGACGCAAAACCCTATTGAATATGGAGGGACATACCCTCTTCCAGAAGCGCAGCTAGACAGATTTTTGTTTAGATTTAAAATTGGTTACCCATCAAAGGAAGAAGAATTGGAAGTATTAACACGCATTGAAAGCCATCACCCCATTTCAGACATTCAACCTGTATTGAGTCTTGAAGACGTGTTGACGATGAAACATGAAGTTAAAAAAGTCGTTGTCAACGAGATGGTTAAGCAATATATTATTGCAATCGCGAATGCCACCCGTGATCATACTTCTGTCTATTTAGGAGCTAGCCCTCGGGCATCAATTGCCTTGATGAAGGCTGGACAAGCTTTTGCTTACATGCAAAATCGAGAGTTTGTCATTCCAGATGATATCAAATATTTAGCCCCATATACGTTGCAACATCGTATCATTTTAAACTCAGAAGCGAAACTATCAAATATGACGAACGAAAGAGTTATCCATGAAGTTGTCAACGACGTCCACGTGCCAGGCGGGAAAGAAATAGCACGATGATGACGGCTCTTAAAAACAAGCACAAGGTTTTTGGAAAAATGAAATGGCTTCTCCCAAGGCTTATAAAGAGCCTACTTATTGTCGTTTTATGTGGCTCTCTTTTTAGCTATGCCATGTTTCAAGGTGGGTTTGTGAGCTGGTTTCTATTTTATAGTATTAGTAGCCTTATTTTACTCCTCCTTTTATATGCGCTCATCCCCCTCGGCCGTTTTTATGTTACGAGAGAATTTGGAGACGAGGTGGAGGGGATAACAGCTGGAAAGGATGTCTCGGTTGTGGTCACTGTGACGAGGAAGTGGCCCTTTCCATTTCTTTTTTTAGGAGTGGAAGATACGATGGAAGACAAGCTAAAAAGGCAAATGGGACAAACGAGCTCAAAACGTATCATTTATCCCCTGTTTAGAAAAGAGCTAAAAATCCACTATGTCATTCCCGCTGTTAAACGTGGTGACTATCGTTTCTTCGGTGTTCACCTTTCAACGAGCGATATGTTTGGCTTGTTCCATAGACATGCGTTTTCGCCGGCTGCATCACAGCTTCTCGTTTACCCAAACTATTATCATATCGCTCAATGGCATGCTTATGAAAAGCGTGACATAGAAACACAAGCAGCATTAAGAGAGTTTGTTGAAAATATGACCGCTGTTTCAGGGGCGCGTGAATACGTACCAGGGGATAAATTAACGAGTGTAGATTGGAAAGTAACAGCCCGAACGAATAAACTTATGACGAAAGAATTTGAAGATGATATCGGACAGCACTTTCTAATAATAGTTAACAACGTGATACCATCTACCGATTATGCCACAATTGCCGCTTATGAAAGAGGGATCGAATTTGTCACTTCTATTATCATGTTTGCTCATACGAACCGCTTGCAATCAGCCTTGTGGACGTTAGGGAAGCATGGCCGTTTTTTCCCTTCGGATATGAGCTATGACCATCAAAAGCAACTCGTGACCCACTTAGCACAACTAACGTATGAAACACAAGCAGAGTCAGCTGTAAATTTAACAGATAAAGACGACAAAATCCCTTCTGGTGCTTCTATTATGATAGTGTCTACTGAACTGACAAAGGGGTTACTGGACAAAGTAAAGGGATTAACCTCACGTCGGGTTCAAGTCAATGTTGCCTTTTCAGTCAATGAAGAAAAAAGAGCGTTGAGAGATGAGAAAATAATGAAAGAAATAAAGCAGTGCGGCGCCCATGTGTTAATTCTTACAGAAGAAAAGTTTGAAGAGCGATTAGCTATGTTTGAGGGGGTTTAAATGGCGAGATTAACTCAAAACCCGGTAGCAACAGCAACACATTTAATGATTTATACGTTGACTCTTTTCGTTATGTGGGAATGGTTAAGGCCTATCCCAATCATAACAAATACAGGGGAAATTCATATATTTGTCTGGTTTACTTTTTTAAGTGCCGCTTTAATTTATTTGCGGGTGCCTTATTGGCTCATAACACCGATTCTCTTTGGTGTTATGCTTTATGGACTTCACATGATTTATTATGAAGGCGCCTTTTTTAGTGTTGAAGGTGGTCTCAACACTGCCCAGTTATTTTTTGAAGATGTGACCGATAATCTTGCCCTCATCCTTTCCCGGGATTTTGCATTTTTAACGGATACGTTTAGAACGTTCTTGTTATTTTTTCTGTTAGCGTTAATTTGCTATTTAGTGTATTTTTGGATCTTTCATGCGAGACGAATCTTCTTTTTTTTAGTAACGACCGTCATTTATATGACAGTATTAGATACGTTTACAGCAGTAGATGCTTCTGCTGCTATCGTCCGTATTGTCGTGTTAGGATTCTTTATGTTAACATTTTTGCAGCTATTGAAGGTGAAGGAAGAAGAACAGAAGACAGGAAAGCGAACAGGTCTTTTTTTATCGCCAGCTTGGATAATAACACTTGTCGTCATGATATCTGTTGCCACAGCGATTGGCTTAGTCGCCCCTAAGCCTGACCCGCAATGGGGCGATCCTGTACCGGCTATGCGAGAATTTGTTTCTGGTGAACGCCATAGTAGTACGGGAACTCGACGGGTAGGGTATGGAGAAAATGATGACCGGCTTGGCGGTGGCTTTGAACAAGATGACTCGCCTATTTTTACGGCTGAATTAGCAGAGCCTGTTTATTGGCGGGGAGAGTCAAAGCATGACTATACAGGACACGGGTGGACAGCAGAGACAGCGTATAACGACACGGATTTAGAGAGCGGTCTTCCTTACCGTTTGTTTGAAGCTGGTACACTCGTAGAAAGGAAAGAAGCTTCCATACAAATGGAGGAAGGAGTAGGTTTTTCTCATATTTTTTATCCTGGTCAACTTCATCACCTTGATGAAAACAGTTTGTCCATCACAGGAGACGGCAGTGACGTTAGTGTTGATGACATAACCTTTTCGGTGGATACGATTGGTGGACGACTAAGAGCAGAAAGTTCTGCGTTTGAGGACATCATGTTTACCCAATATGACGTTGCTTATGAAGCGCCGGCTTTTGCTATTGACACCTTACGTGATGTTTCTGAAAATGACCTAGGAGAGATACAGGAACGTTACTTACAGATCCCAGACGACTTACCTGAGCGAGTTGGTCGATTGGCAGAAGAGATAACGGCAGGGGAAGAAACGCGATATGACAAAGTGATCGCTATTGAACAGTATTTTTCTCAGAGCGGTTTTACGTATCAAACAGAAGACGTGCCTGTCCCTGAGGATGGTCAAGATTATGTTGATCAATTCTTATTTGAAACACAACGAGGCTATTGTGATAATTATTCAACGTCGATGGCCGTTTTATTAAGAACATTAGATATTCCTACACGTTGGGTAAAGGGATTCACTGCAGGAGAGCAGAAAGGTGTAGTAGATGAAGACACATACCTTTATGAAGTGACGAACGGAAATGCCCATTCATGGGTTGAAGTTTACTTTCCTGAAGTTGGCTGGGTGCCATTTGAGCCGACGCAAGGCTTCGATAATTATGTTGCTTTTGAGGAAGAGCAATCGGAATTTGATCGTGATTTTGAACTGAATTTAGACACTGAAAGAGACGAAAACGACGAAAGTGAACGAGAAGATGATCAGGAACACGCGGTGCCAGAATTGGAGGAAGGAGCGGGAGAAGGCTCGTCCGCTTCTGAAAATGCTCGCAATGACGACAGAGTCTTGCAAGAGCTGTTGTCACCAAAAGCCATCATCATATCGCTTATCTTATTTCTCGCTGTAGCTGGTGTGTATCGGAAACAGACGCAACTGCAAAATTGGTATTTTCTTTTAGCTTATCGTGTGAGAGGGAAGCGGGTTAAGTTTGACGAGGCATACGCAAGATTATTAACGATGTTAGCGAATGAAGGCGTCCCTCGAGAAGCTGGCGAGACATTGCGTGAATATGCTGCAAGAGTGGATAGGCTAATCGGTTCCCAGTCTATGACGAAACTTACGGAAGCCTATGAAAAAATATATTACGGTGGCTATAAGTCGGAAGGGACATGGGGAGCGCTACAAACGGAGTGGGAAGAGGTTGTTAAAGCGATCTCCTCTTGACCCCGTTTCATCCTATTGTTAAAATGAATCAGTATTTACTTACTAACAGAAGTGCCGGATGTACAAACATAGCCAACATTCAATGGCAGTGCCAATTAGTGAATGTGTGGTATATACATGGTTATTGCCTCATATATCCTTGAGAATAAGGCTCAAGAGTCTCTACCGGGCTGCCGTTAACGGCCTGA
The Salipaludibacillus sp. LMS25 DNA segment above includes these coding regions:
- a CDS encoding MoxR family ATPase codes for the protein MRKRTEATVIKHPTVYRLIENIQKVVVGKSGEIELSLVALLSGGHVLLEDVPGVGKTMMVRALAKSVGADFKRIQFTPDLLPSDVTGVSIFSQKTMEFYFRPGPIMSNIVLADEINRTSPKTQAALLEALEEGSVTTDGETRELQQPFMVMATQNPIEYGGTYPLPEAQLDRFLFRFKIGYPSKEEELEVLTRIESHHPISDIQPVLSLEDVLTMKHEVKKVVVNEMVKQYIIAIANATRDHTSVYLGASPRASIALMKAGQAFAYMQNREFVIPDDIKYLAPYTLQHRIILNSEAKLSNMTNERVIHEVVNDVHVPGGKEIAR
- a CDS encoding DUF4003 family protein, which encodes MSLWEMHETLDVYEGIYNQLRGAFRWQVSDHKLFMMVAGSYATSDKVFDLNRYEELTNMIKKEASLFSPLRSYPRFMIASLLDQRFEDPHTKIEDLVHIYDAFVKRGFKRGTFTYLSALIVLTETGVSTAPDTIIEKAWHIYKAMKSNHPFITSDNDYPLAVLLAELNEDAETLMNRVEDYYLKLHQQGLRKGNDLQFMCHILSLDETTPSDTYISDSLAILDSLKHRGFKLKSMHYPELALLAIINASQADLDLVHSLSETLNHKKAFRWHKDINRLLAINFIARHKMTENTLPQTGLYTTMETILQAQQTAMMAAMISGAVIVSSSSNN
- a CDS encoding transglutaminaseTgpA domain-containing protein, with product MARLTQNPVATATHLMIYTLTLFVMWEWLRPIPIITNTGEIHIFVWFTFLSAALIYLRVPYWLITPILFGVMLYGLHMIYYEGAFFSVEGGLNTAQLFFEDVTDNLALILSRDFAFLTDTFRTFLLFFLLALICYLVYFWIFHARRIFFFLVTTVIYMTVLDTFTAVDASAAIVRIVVLGFFMLTFLQLLKVKEEEQKTGKRTGLFLSPAWIITLVVMISVATAIGLVAPKPDPQWGDPVPAMREFVSGERHSSTGTRRVGYGENDDRLGGGFEQDDSPIFTAELAEPVYWRGESKHDYTGHGWTAETAYNDTDLESGLPYRLFEAGTLVERKEASIQMEEGVGFSHIFYPGQLHHLDENSLSITGDGSDVSVDDITFSVDTIGGRLRAESSAFEDIMFTQYDVAYEAPAFAIDTLRDVSENDLGEIQERYLQIPDDLPERVGRLAEEITAGEETRYDKVIAIEQYFSQSGFTYQTEDVPVPEDGQDYVDQFLFETQRGYCDNYSTSMAVLLRTLDIPTRWVKGFTAGEQKGVVDEDTYLYEVTNGNAHSWVEVYFPEVGWVPFEPTQGFDNYVAFEEEQSEFDRDFELNLDTERDENDESEREDDQEHAVPELEEGAGEGSSASENARNDDRVLQELLSPKAIIISLILFLAVAGVYRKQTQLQNWYFLLAYRVRGKRVKFDEAYARLLTMLANEGVPREAGETLREYAARVDRLIGSQSMTKLTEAYEKIYYGGYKSEGTWGALQTEWEEVVKAISS
- a CDS encoding nitroreductase family protein — encoded protein: MSTPQDIGLFQTIEERHSVKKYEKGFVIPEQDVTEMLEAAIKAPSSWNLQHWKFLVIDDQDKKEQLLPIAYNQKQIVDSSFTVAILGDLQANKNAEVIYQSAVDKGFMPEDIKNTLVGQINGAYEGNTPFPRDEAVLNASLAAMQLMLAAKAKGYDTCPMGGFQRTRFVEEFNVPERYVPVMLLTIGKAAEPARQSERFLLEDVVIKNTF
- a CDS encoding DUF58 domain-containing protein, with product MKWLLPRLIKSLLIVVLCGSLFSYAMFQGGFVSWFLFYSISSLILLLLLYALIPLGRFYVTREFGDEVEGITAGKDVSVVVTVTRKWPFPFLFLGVEDTMEDKLKRQMGQTSSKRIIYPLFRKELKIHYVIPAVKRGDYRFFGVHLSTSDMFGLFHRHAFSPAASQLLVYPNYYHIAQWHAYEKRDIETQAALREFVENMTAVSGAREYVPGDKLTSVDWKVTARTNKLMTKEFEDDIGQHFLIIVNNVIPSTDYATIAAYERGIEFVTSIIMFAHTNRLQSALWTLGKHGRFFPSDMSYDHQKQLVTHLAQLTYETQAESAVNLTDKDDKIPSGASIMIVSTELTKGLLDKVKGLTSRRVQVNVAFSVNEEKRALRDEKIMKEIKQCGAHVLILTEEKFEERLAMFEGV